The following are encoded in a window of Prochlorococcus marinus str. MIT 1013 genomic DNA:
- a CDS encoding YggT family protein, whose protein sequence is MPLLVKSLPTLHFLMSFLIGALTLAFLLRIILTWYPKIDLRTGFWPIIFLPTEPVLVSTRKIVAPIGGVDVTPIIWVGLLSLFRELFLGQQGLLTQIIF, encoded by the coding sequence ATGCCTCTGTTAGTTAAAAGTCTCCCAACCCTACATTTTTTAATGAGTTTTTTAATAGGTGCGCTAACCCTTGCATTCCTTCTAAGAATTATTTTGACTTGGTACCCAAAAATAGATTTAAGAACTGGTTTTTGGCCAATTATCTTCTTGCCAACTGAACCTGTTCTAGTGTCTACTCGAAAAATTGTTGCTCCGATAGGTGGTGTAGATGTTACTCCGATTATTTGGGTAGGCCTCTTAAGTCTTTTTCGAGAATTGTTTCTTGGTCAACAAGGTTTATTGACTCAAATTATATTTTGA
- the psbX gene encoding photosystem II reaction center protein PsbX codes for MAFHLLNLFLSAGASSQAATSSAVGMIGSFLAAGALIVAPAAAALIWVSQKDALSR; via the coding sequence ATGGCTTTTCATTTATTAAATTTGTTCCTTAGTGCTGGAGCTTCTAGTCAAGCTGCTACAAGTTCTGCTGTTGGAATGATAGGAAGTTTTCTTGCAGCTGGAGCTTTGATAGTTGCACCTGCTGCTGCTGCCTTGATTTGGGTTAGTCAAAAAGATGCATTGAGTAGATAG